The sequence below is a genomic window from Sorangiineae bacterium MSr12523.
AGCCCCGGTGTTGCTCGCGGGCTTCGGTGGAATCGCGGGCAGCCCAGCGCCGCCATCTCCATTGCGCCCGCCGCCTGCGCCGCCCACGCTTCGATCGCCGGGCGGTGCGAAGCCTTCGCACGAATTGGGCTGCTCCGGACCGGGAGCTCCGCCATCGGCGTCGTTGCCCTTGGGGGCCGTGGCCGGTGCCCACGGGGAGAGGGTGGGGGGCTCGGGATTCGCATTGGCCCCGGCGCCCGCGGTGATGTTCACGCGCCGCAGGGTGACCCCGCTCGATTGTGCGAACCAAGCTCCAATGCTCGACCCGGAGGGGGTGGACGCATTCGCGCTGGTGAACGAGAGGTCCGCGATGGTGACCGGCTTGTCGATGTTCGCAATCGTCAGGGCCGTGCCGCTCGGAGGAACGATGTTCGTGGCGCCGCCGGTGAAGTTCCAGCTACCGTCGCACGACAGCCCGCCGTACACGCCCATCGGGCGCGGGATGCCGAGTGGCTCGGGGTAATTGCCTTCGCAGATGAAGACGAACGGCTTGTTCCCGCTCTTCTCGAGCGCCTTGGCCAAGCTCTTGACGGGCTCGGTGCGGGTGCCCGCGCCATCGTCTTTCCCGGAAGGCGAGACGAAGACGCCCAGGTCATCCGTCGTGCAGGTCGGTTTCTTGTTCGGCTCGTCCTCGCATTCCTTCGGCACCGGCGGAGGTCCGCTCGGATTGTCGTTATCGCTGCTGCATTGTGCGAGGGAAAACGCAAGAACGCCGAGAAGGCAAGACGAGGCGAGAACAAGTGTTTTTGTCATCATATTTCAATTTCAATTCTTGAGAAGATTCACCACGAAGGCAGGATGATCCGTATAGGACATCGACAGCGTTCGCGTGGAAGAAAAACCGAAAGCAGCTTGCTGCGCGATGATGTGTTGCACGCTGCCATCGCCCTTGCGAAAAAAGCCGCTGGGCACACAGGCCTGCACGTTGGGGGAACCCCCAGGCCCCGCTTTGGGGGCCGTTCCTGCCTGATAGCGCATGTTCAAATCGCCCGCGACCACGGTGGGCTTGTGCGCCGCATGAGCTACGGCCTCGCTCATGAGCTCCTGGCACTGCTTCATGGCAATCGAGCCTACGGTGGCCAGGTGGGTCGTGCAAAAGACGAATTCGGAATATTCGCCGCAGGCCATGACGCGCATTTCACTGCTGCCCGTATCCTGATTCGTGTACCAGCGATATTGCGGGGAGTTCACCAAATCGCCATGATCGGGCCGGGCCAAAAAGCCAATGCCGTATTGGTGACCGTTTTTACAAAAGTAGGGAGGCGGCGGTGTCTCGCTGCCTGTGCGCTTGCGTGCGGGAAAGAAGTACGCCGTGTACCCCGTTTCGTTGCCCATGCGGGCGACGTCGTCATCGCATACTTCGTTGACGGAGACGACGTCCGGCCGTTCCGAATCGATTTTGGCGATGCCTTCGCCAATGGCTTTGCCATCTTCGTAACAACCGGCGAGTCCGCTATTGCACAAATTGAGCTGGAGGACCTTGAACGGCGTCGCCGCCTCCGCATCCGACACTCCGCCCATGGCCAGGTCGAGTGCGACCAACGCGATGAGCGATGCGCGGATCACGACGCCTCCCGCCGAGTCGTGAGCGCGTAGCGTTTCGCGCCACGGGCCTTGGCCTTGGCGGCTTCGTTTTCGCGCGTGCGCGGGGGGCTGTGCGTCTCCATTCCATGCACCACATGGCCGGTGATGCGCGCAATTTCATCCACCGCGCGGTCGAAGATCTCCTGATTGGCCTTCGACGGTTTGCGCGTGCCGCTCACCTTGCGGACGTATTGCAGGGCGGCCGCCCGAATTTCCTCCTCGGTCGTGGGAGGCGTGAAATTGAGAAGGACGCGGATGTTGCGGCACATGCCGCAGACTGTAGCCTCATAACTCCGCGCGGACGAGCGTGAACTCGGCGCAGGCGGAAGCGTCGGTGAGCTCCTCGAATGCGCGTGTTGGGCCGAGCTCCGCGCGCAAGCCCCGAATTCGGCTGCGCTCGGTGACGAAGAAAAAGGTGTGCTCTCCGGCACGCTGCCTTGCGTCGAGCCACGTGCGCATGGGCGAGCCACCCGACATGAAAACGGCCAGATGATTTCCCGTGTAGAAATTTTCACCTTTCCAATTGAGCTCGTAGGCAACCAACGGCGTCATGGTGTCGGTTCGCGCGCGGTAATACGCATCCATGATGGGGCGCTGTCCGCCATTGGGGGCGCAGCGCACGAGGTAACCGTCGAGCAAGACCAACGTGCATCCCACGGCGAGGGCCCCCAATGCGATCACGGCGCGGCGTCGCCAGGTGCGAATGGCGAGCGCGAGGCTTGCCAACGTGGCGAGGGCACCGACGGCGACCAAGACCGGTGCGAAGGCGCGGGCGGCCGGCCACGTGCGGTCGTAGCGATAGGTGAAGAGCTTCACGAGGTGCGATGGATTCGCGCCGAGATCGCGCGAAACGAGGGCGAGGACGCCGGCGGCGCCGAAGGCGAGGACCGCGCTCGCGAGGAGCCGCCGGCGGCCCGGTTTTTCGGCCTCGGAAAGGCGCTCGTCGAGCCAAATGCCCACCAACATGGCCAGCGGCGGCACGGTGGGTAGCACGTAGTGATGAAACTTGGTGCGCATGGCCGACACCAACGTGAAGGCGAAGAGCGCAGCGCCGAAGAGCAAGGTGCGCGCACCCGTGCGGCGCGAGCCGTCTTCCCGCCGCGGGAACGAAAGCGCGGCGGCCGCGAGCAAGCCGGACCAAGGGAATGTCGCGTACCCGAGCTGGCGCACGAAGTACACGAGGCCCACGTCTTCGCCGTCGTTGACGTCGTGCAAATGCCCGAGGGTGCGGCCAATCATGTGCGTCATGA
It includes:
- a CDS encoding DUF2277 domain-containing protein, with product MCRNIRVLLNFTPPTTEEEIRAAALQYVRKVSGTRKPSKANQEIFDRAVDEIARITGHVVHGMETHSPPRTRENEAAKAKARGAKRYALTTRREAS